Proteins co-encoded in one Bombus pyrosoma isolate SC7728 linkage group LG4, ASM1482585v1, whole genome shotgun sequence genomic window:
- the LOC122566800 gene encoding glutathione S-transferase-like gives MPSYKLTYFNITGLAEPIRLVLHQSGIKFEDRRLTQDEWPEVKKGMPLGQVPVLEIDGKAYYQSKAILRLLARKNNLYGSNDEEAFLIDATVDTIDDVRSAYSQYHWEQDPGYKAKLKTNADNKLPMLHKLDEQVKSNGGHFVNGKLTWADLFYAAQSETLSNMLQTDINKDHPELKKLVEKVRSLPNIKAYLDSRPKSMF, from the exons ATGCCCAGCTACAAATTGACTTATTTCAACATCACTGGCCTTGCTGAACCAATTAGGTTGGTTTTGCACCAAAGTGGAATTAAATTCGAGGATAGGAGGCTCACTCAGGATGAATGGCCGGAAGttaaaaaag GTATGCCACTTGGTCAAGTACCCGTCTTGGAAATCGACGGCAAGGCTTACTACCAATCGAAAGCAATCCTTCGTCTGCTCGCCAGGAAAAACAATCTCTATGGTTCCAACGATGAAGAAGCTTTCTTAATCGATGCCACCGTTGACACCATCGATGACGTGAGATCAG catACTCTCAGTACCACTGGGAACAAGACCCTGGATACAAGGCCAAGCTGAAGACCAACGCTGACAACAAGCTTCCCATGCTCCATAAGTTGGATGAGCAGGTGAAGAGCAACGGAGGACACTTTGTCAATGGAAAg TTGACATGGGCCGACCTTTTCTATGCCGCACAATCGGAGACCTTGTCCAACATGCTGCAAACCGACATCAACAAAGATCACCCTGAATTGAAGAAATTGGTAGAGAAAGTCAGGTCACTACCCAACATCAAAGCTTATCTCGACAGCCGACCCAAAAGCATGTTTTAA
- the LOC122566799 gene encoding glutathione S-transferase-like, which produces MPLYRLTYFPVTALAEPIRFLFSYAGTPFDDERISKDVWPEIKPLTPYGQLPMLVADRRKVAQSTAICRYLAKQYGLAGKNDWEALHIDATVDTIHDIRHKLASFHYEEDEKVKATKRKAAEETLPFILERLDQQVKENDGYFHNGTLSWADLTFVALLSYFNFMYKSDLITNYDNLKLLEGKVLNLPNIKIWIERRPVSEY; this is translated from the exons ATGCCGCTCTATAGATTGACTTACTTCCCAGTTACGGCATTGGCAGAACCAATCCGTTTTCTCTTCAGTTATGCTGGTACTCCATTTGATGATGAACGTATCAGCAAAGACGTCTGGCCAGAAATAAAGCCCT TGACTCCTTATGGTCAGCTTCCTATGCTCGTAGCTGATAGAAGGAAGGTTGCTCAGTCTACAGCTATTTGTCGTTACTTAGCCAAACAATATGGCTTAGCTGGAAAGAATGACTGGGAAGCTCTTCATATTGATGCCACTGTTGATACTATTCATGATATTCGTCATA aaCTTGCCTCCTTCCACTATGAGGAGGACGAGAAGGTCAAAGCTACAAAACGCAAGGCTGCTGAAGAGACGCTACCGTTTATTTTAGAACGTTTGGACCAGCAAGTGAAGGAAAATGACGGCTACTTCCACAACGGTACTCTCTCCTGGGCTGATTTAACATTCGTTGCTCTGCTCagttattttaactttatgtACAAGTCTGATCTGATCACAAATTACGACAATCTGAAGCTACTGGAGGGAAAGGTCCTCAATCTGCCTAACATCAAAATCTGGATTGAGAGGCGCCCAGTTAGCGAATACTAA